One Coffea arabica cultivar ET-39 chromosome 5e, Coffea Arabica ET-39 HiFi, whole genome shotgun sequence DNA segment encodes these proteins:
- the LOC140007043 gene encoding O-acetylstemmadenine oxidase-like encodes MRIRSGGHDFEGTSYKSEFPFIILDRNLRSISIDIEGNSAWVESGVTIGELQYSIAEKSCAHAFPTGNYPGVGAGGHFSGGGVGNLIRKYGLAADNVIDAIMVNVNGRILDWESIRINLFWAIRGGEGASFGVILAWNIKLVHVPPVVTIFQISKTYEQGAVDLIDKWQGIAHKLSEDLLIFITVSSGNGTPTKAMFQSLFLGKVDQLLKVMEKSFPEMRLRKEDCFEMSWIESVSHFPKYQRGETIEALKNRIQPVPNYPFKSKSDLIHKPLPYKAIDEMWKWCSEVDFSTIIIFHPYGGIMNKISDSETPFPYRKEGLFESMTSHVLKEPRGAIVNIKDLDIGSNDVYGIAYFEAKVLGSMYFKNNFERLTLIKGAVYPDNFFYHEQSIPPLVSHAK; translated from the exons ATGAGGATTCGAAGTGGCGGCCATGATTTCGAGGGCACATCCTATAAGTCTGAATTTCCATTCATCATACTTGATCGAAATCTTAGGTCAATTAGCATTGATATTGAAGGAAATAGTGCTTGGGTTGAGTCTGGTGTAACAATCGGCGAATTGCAGTATTCCATTGCTGAGAAAAGTTGTGCCCATGCCTTTCCTACTGGGAACTACCCAGGCGTTGGTGCTGGTGGACATTTCAGTGGTGGTGGTGTAGGTAACCTGATTAGAAAGTATGGACTAGCTGCTGATAATGTCATTGATGCAATCATGGTTAATGTAAATGGTCGAATTCTTGACTGGGAATCGAtaagaattaatcttttttGGGCCATTAGAGGAGGTGAAGGAGCAAGTTTTGGGGTTATCCTTGCGTGGAATATCAAGCTCGTGCATGTTCCACCTGTAGTCACTATTTTCCAAATATCCAAGACTTATGAGCAAGGCGCCGTAGATCTTATCGACAAATGGCAGGGCATAGCACACAAGCTAAGTGAAGATCTGCTGATTTTCATAACCGTATCATCTGGAAATGGAACTCCAACAAAAGCAATGTTTCAGTCATTATTCCTTGGCAAAGTCGATCAGCTTCTTAAAGTGATGGAGAAAAGCTTCCCTGAAATGCGATTAAGAAAAGAAGATTGCTTTGAGATGAGTTGGATTGAATCCGTATCCCATTTTCCTAAGTATCAAAGAGGGGAAACTATAGAAGCCCTTAAGAATAGGATACAGCCAGTACCTAATTATCCCTTCAAAAGCAAGTCAGACTTAATTCATAAACCTCTACCTTATAAAGCAATAGACGAGATGTGGAAATGGTGTTCAGAAGTAGACTTTTCTACAATTATAATCTTTCATCCTTATGGTGGGATTATGAACAAAATATCAGACTCAGAAACTCCATTTCCATACAGGAAAG AAGGGCTATTCGAGTCCATGACTTCTCACGTTTTAAAAGAACCAAGAGGTGCTATTGTGAATATCAAAGATCTTGATATAGGTTCAAATGATGTTTATGGGATTGCTTACTTTGAAGCTAAGGTATTGGGATCAATGTACTTCAAGAATAACTTTGAGAGGCTGACACTTATTAAAGGTGCAGTTTATCCAGACAATTTTTTCTACCATGAGCAAAGCATTCCTCCTCTTGTTTCCCATGCAAAATGA